The Maylandia zebra isolate NMK-2024a linkage group LG1, Mzebra_GT3a, whole genome shotgun sequence DNA segment GAAACGTGAAATCCAGTAGTTGGTTGTGTAAGTGTACAAATTCTTTGTGGGATGGAAATCTGCAGTGCTTTCCAGCAGGCTTGGAGGCTAGTACCATCACCCAAGCCAAGCAGGTAGCTGGAGTAATGCTGTTAACAGCTGAAAAAGAAGAGGGACCCCAGCTGGCCAGTGGGTTCAAAACAGGAAGTGTCTTTTTGTGAtgtgacagtgctaaccactgcccCGCTGCACCACCCTCGCAGTTTCCAAATTTGCAATTTGGATTCTTGTAACTTTGCCTCTGTCACGCAGATAGGTGTAATACACGTAAATGTTGTACGTCAACAGCCTAAACAGATGCAGAAGAAATAGTAGCAATATTTTTGTTATTCTCAAGGTGCCCCTTGTTAGGTGGCTACACTGAAGAGAAAACCTTGTCtgcttatcttatctttttaTTCATTAATTTCTTGATTGCTATCAGGGGGCTGCATGCTGTCCCAGAGCAAAAGTCTGAGGTGCACACTGGATGGATCAAAAGTCTTTGTACTCGTGGGAGCTCAGTGAAAACTCTGCAGGTAGATTTTTTTATGAATTTAGTAAACCTACTGTAAACTAGAAGACTTTTAGCTGGTGGCACACCCATCTCTCACCCTCACTAGAGTCAATCCAGGTTGCTGTATTTGTCATGGAAGTTAGCAAAGTTAAAGCATATTCAATTAGCACATAAATGTAATTACTGTCTCAAACTTTGATTTGTGGATTTAaatagacagaaaaaaagtttataATTTTAAGTGTGGAGCCACTAATATGATCCTCCTTTCAGCAATGGTTTCATCAGGCAACAATAAAAACTAGGGACAATGTCAGAGGGATAACATAAGTACAAGGTCACAGGACAACCAGCGTCATGTGGCAAATCACCATCGTTTATGATATGAAAGTTAAAAGCTAGTGGCACACAGAACTGTAACAAGAGTACAATAAAATCACAAAATGACATCAGCAGTAGCTATAACATACTGATTACTAATAAATCAGTGCAGGAAGGCAATGTaaacataataaacaaacataataaCTCATCTTGTAAAAACTGCTGGTTTTCTCTAACTATTTGCTTGCTTATGAGTGTGGCAAACAGCAGAGTGTTTTACATCTGAAGCATCGGAAACACTTGCAATAGAAATCGCACAGGTCACCCGAGTATTTCTGCAGCTTGTCCATGCTGACGTACCCTGCAAGGagtaagaagaaaataataatgtgtAGCACACAAATGTCTTCTGCCTTTTACTGTCATCTATTATTACACTAGACCTTTGATACAGGTCAATAATAAACTGTGAAAAGAACAGTAACTAACAATTCTTCACCTGTAATCATGCTTTTAATTGGATATTTTTGCATATGACCACAAAGTGGTGCTTCATTTTCTGATGAGTCGGCGTCAGATAGTCCAGAACTGCCAACAGAGTGATGGAGGCTTTATTAGTTTAGTAGTCAgtctacattttttaaaatcagaatcACAATATTTATAGTTGCAAGTCCACATACTACCTTATGCTGATTTCTTCTTcactgaactcatcatctgttggGCAATTAAAGCTTTTCAGGGAGTGCTGTAAAACAGGAGTTACTCTAattaagtttattttaaatCCCATCACAtgtaacacaaaacacagcaagTTCCTGAGCAATGTGCCACGATGCAAGTTCAATTAATCCAATTCAgggtaagtggaagaaaatggatggatgaatgaatatTCTTTATAATAAATAGCCTAGCAGAcatctacaaacatttgtgaaagaaagggTCGTTCTCAGGAGCTCAGTAAATTCCAGCGTGGTTCCGTGATAGGATGCCACCTCCGCAACAAGTTCAGCCGTGAAATTTACTCGCTATTAAAAGGGGACATGAAATGCTACACACATAAAAGCTCATTTACATCGCGGAGCCCTCCTCTCAAAAACTGACATACATGTAACTCTGTCTgtggatttaagaaataagaGCTTAAAGTTAACGTTTTAAAAGCATGTTTAACATCATCTTCTGTCCAGCTGTTGGCCGTAATGTTCAGGTTTGTAAAGTACTTTATAAATGAAAACTTTGTGGAGGAGAATTTGTTTGAGTCACCAGACCGGCATCTATGTCAGTTTTTGAGAGCAGGGCTCAATGGTGTAAATTACCCTTTATGTGTGTAGCATTTCCTGTCCCCTTTAAATATTCCACAAACAGCTGTTAGTGGAATTATAACAAAGTGTAAGTAAATGGAAacaacagcaactcagccacaaaCAGTGTATACTGGCTTGTCACAAAGGGAGTGTGGCATGTTTCTGTATAACTGTGCACGATCAACAGAGGACTTGTTTGGCTAACTGTTTCAGCATCTCACACACATTAGTGTGGAAACAAGAATTACAGGCGTAACCTGTGTGCAGCTTATCTTGCTGCTGTCCGTACCTCATCCGCTGACTGCTCATTACGCTCCCAAATCAGCTGCCCAAACACTTTTCTCACCTCTGAAATGATACATAAATGAGAAGCTGTTTCCAACGTCATGGCAGGTTGACATTCTTTGAGCTGAACCACTCAGAAAGTGACAGTTCTTGCAAATGTTTTCAGGAACCTGAGGAAAAgctatcaatttttttttttaaatgaagaggCAAAAATCTAAAGAAGTGGTTTGTGTAGAAAATAATTCAGggtttttccttcatttcaaAAAGGGGTTGTGGTCCTCCCGCACAAATAAATGACCAGGATtgtaatatataatatttttttaacacttcTTTAGTTAATTTATCCACTcatataatatatttttatttatcaaatGTCCAGAAAAAGCAGTGAACAAACTTTAAGTAGGTTAAATCAATATCTGtcaacatttcttttttatttcttattatcTCTGTATGCCTCAGTCTTATCTACCAAGGACTTAGTATTGTTTAATCACAACAAATTAATAGGCGTAAATTAATCCTTACCATCTTGTACGGAGGCTGGAGGCAGCACATACTGACCAATGCTCAAAGACTTCACACTCTGCCTCTTTTCACAGGCGGACAGAAACAAGCTGTGAAATACTGTCAGCTTGTTCCAGAGGTAATCCTTGCTCTCAAAGATCCTGAAAAACAGTATTTACATGTTAAGCTTTAAAGGGATTGTGGGAAAATGCGTTACAAACACAAACGCTCCGGAGGATGATAACTATAAAGCTTTTCAGCTCAGCATGCTAACCTAAGAGTATCAGGGCATGTAGCATCTTCACTGAAAAGGTAATCCGCTGTCCTCCAATGAGCAATGGAGCCCCCCTCTGAAGCTAAGAGATAAAAAGCGATCAGAACAAGCTAACAAAGGTGTTTCTATAAATGCCAGAGCACAGTACTGTGAAAAACACTTCCTCCAACCCTCAATTCTTGATATTCTGCTAGCAAAatggtgcagtgatttattgaaaggTACAAACATACACTACAATACAGTATGTAAGGCAAAAATTGGgcttcaactaaagaaatgcaagtttattattttttcaaatatatatttgaataaTTAAACAGGTCAGTGTTTGGGTCGGTCAGGTAGAAGGAGTGgatttgaaagaccttcaaaaAGATTGGAGAACTATTACTTAGACTActttaaaaaatgcacagaagtcTGGCTTCTttgaagcaaaaaataaagacattagTGGTACCTCAAGACTTGTGCACAATACTAGAGGTCCCTTTAAATCAAGACTTTGTTAAATTACTTTAAACTTACCTTatgacagcagcagcatcttTAAGATAATTCTATAAACTTTCTTTGGTTGCTAGGTTTATTTGGATGGCTAGCTTAAACCAAAGCTAAAAACAGGATACTTACTCCAAAACATGTGACAGGTCTGTGGCACACTGCTAGAAAACCAGGCAGTCTTATAGCGAAACATGGCCAGAAAACTACGAATTAACTACTATTAGTGTAGCTTGTTTTTCATCTGCTTCTTATTTTCAAACCGAACCCCTCTTCTGCTCTGCGTTAGCCATCACAGCCAGAGTTGGCGCTCAAAATGCTCTGCTGCATTCAAATGCTGTAAAAACGGTAGGAAATGTTTTAGATTAGAGAAAGAATCTGTAGAATATCTGGCCTGCAGGTAGCCAAGTGAAAATCTGGCaagaaaaacaacttttcaGGGCTTTTATAAGTTATATTTTCTTAGATATGTCATTAAACAACAAAGCCAGAAAACCTCAAACACGAGTACTTGAAATGAAAgtgatcaaaataaaacaaaataactttttttccaatttAGTGAGCTGAGTTAGCTGTGTTAAATCATTGAAAAATCACAAATTGCGTGTAAGTACCTGATTTAACTGTCATTGTTATTTATACTATTACCATATCTGACTGAATGAATAAAAGGTAATAAGTGgctgtttttaatttgcttcCTAAATGCAACAAAGAGAGACACAACAAGAAATGCACCAGGGATTTTAATTCTAAAACAGAAAGTTTCTTTTCCTTCACAAAAAACGTCctgatgttttctgtttgtttgttttttactgtggACCCACTGCAACAGAAAACTTCTATAGTGGATTGTGGAAAAAGCCAAACCAAATTAAACTCATTTTTATGATGTAATATGAATGGCCATGGGAGAAGTCATCATCAGCAGGAGGACCTGTGAAAGAACACTTAAAAGTCCAGAATTTATGCCCTCTTTTATACGGTCCAGATTGGAATCTTTGCCAGCCAAGTCTGGCCTCCAGGCTTTATGTTCACAGCCCTGAGCTACACACTGTAAAGAAGAAAGACAGATGAGTTATGGGCTTTGCATGTTCTTCAGTGCTCTACATTTTACAGGTAACGAACTTacaattgacaatttatatttagCATTATTTCTTACTTATATTTGTAAAGCCACACAGGGATAAGCATGAGAAGAGCAATAGTGCATCCTACCGACTGGATATTGTGCATCTGCCCGGTCTTCacattgttgttgttactgAACGTGAAGCTTACTTGAGTTTGTATTAATAAAGTACAATCCTGATCTCAATCCTGCATTAAAATACTCAGTATTTGTAAAGTCTTTTACGACCACTTTTAACACACAGTACTGTAATACCAACACTTTAGTATGTAgttcattaaaaaatatatatatatataaataaaaatataaattcttTGCTGGTAATGCACTTTTATTCCCCAATCTAACTTTCCAGAATTGTAAGGTTTAATGTATGGTAAAGGAAAATACACGATAAAGCATCTATTCTTATCCCATTAAAGCCTGAGCCATGAAAACGTTACCAGAATTTTTTTTAGGTTTATTAAACCTtctaacacattttaaaagagagagagagagaaagaaatgaaatattaaTTTGCACACACCAGCTTTAATTTCTATCATATTTGTTACATCTgtgttatttttgttcttttttgttttgttttgtttcaattTATTGCTTTCAAATTTATTGTAcaatttatttaggtttttcagAGGGATACTGATGATGTGAAAGTCttgtatcaaatatgatacactTAACATTACAGggtgaaaaatacatttgataAACTGTGTTTTGAGGAGGACAGGCTGATTAGTACTATTTTTTATCCTTGTCAACCATTCAGTTATATTTCTTTTGAATATATTGTGGTTTTCCCTTTAGCTTATCCCCTGGTGTCGATGTAGCCAAAACCCTCAATGAACACTACTTGATCGGTAAAGGTTTATACTTAAAACTATAGCATGTTATCAGCCCTCTGACATGGACTATTAATGTACGGCACAGCAATTTCTGCAGTACTGTATTTTAACACCAGATGGTAATATTTGCAACATCTTATACAGTAAGAGTCCATATTAGATGGTTGTTAACTACTTAGTCTGACAATACACGATAAGTATAAGCCTGCCTTAATGAAGCAGTTTTGATCAGTGCTTTTTAAAGCACACAGAAGCTGCCACTGACTTTGTCTAAATTCAGCAACCCCCTGAAAGCAAATCTGGCTCGAAATGCAGCTCCATTTGTAGCAGATGTCTGATTTATCCTGACCTCATTTAAAGAAGCTATCTATACTCAGTGAGACAGCATGGAGGTAAAGgtgttatattattatattgtcAGTTTTCTCACTTGTTCACAGTGTTCACATGAGGTACACAAAGGCTTGTAGACATTGACAGCAGTACAGATGGACTGTATGTACAGCAGCTTCTCTGTTTTGCGTTGTTTAACCTCCTCGCTGGGGTTGTCTACAGGTCATGTTTTCAGTGCTATTACATGGCCACACACTCAGAGTCTATTTACTCTGTATGTGTCCATGAATAGACAGTAACCTTGTGCTTTATAAGGAAGATATTCCTGCATCCTGGACAGCACTATTCCCACATAGCTGCTGGTATAAATCCAGAATACTGATAGTGGCACATTTGAATGGGTTTCATCCCATGCTATTACATGTCTACGCAAAGAAATTGCTTAGAAAACCACCAAGCACCTGCTTCTCCATGCGTGTGCTCGGTTCTTGCTTTGCACTGGTATGTCAGACATGACACGCATGCACAGAGGCTCAGCCTGAGCCAGTCGGCTTAGCTGAAATATTGTACCAATAAGCACAAATAATGTACATCACCAGCTTCGCACGTATATTGTTATTGGCGGCTGAGTTTCACCACTCTGGTGCTGGTGAAGCAGTTTAAAGGCAGTGATAACTCTGTTGCCATGAGAACAGCGAAGCCACACCCAGTATTTCTTCCCAACCTTCCCCCGACAACCTGCTCGAACAAAGCACTGGAAAGAGGGTACATGCACTGAGGTTTAACATGTGCAGAGAGGCAGGAGAAACACGAGAGTATCTCTCTTCCCACATCAAATGAAACAGCAGCAATAATGATATGTATAATTGACTACTTGTtaaatttgggggttttatttGTGTGGATTAAATCTAATTGTTTCTTAAATCCCTAAATGGAGAACTGAAGCAGCCAGCTGATTATCTGATTAGTAGAGTGACAGAAGGCTGTTATACCAATATTGATTTGCCGTGGGTTGTCTTGTTTAGTGACCTAATGAAATATGTTTAGATATGAAATCCCTCTCAGACAACATGCAAATTAAAGATCTCACCTATTTtatacaataaaacattttacaaaTGTATTAGATTTTCacgattatttttattttttgttttgcatatctAATAAATCTAGAGATGTATTAtcactttgttttcactgttATATTTCACATGCGCCATTCTTTTCTTCAACTCTGGCCATGTCGTTGTTTGTTGTCCAGAAATTATTCAGAAAATCTCAGTtatgttaataaaaaaataataactaaaTACAGGGTTTTTCTCCTTCCCTTTTTGCCTCATGTCCTGATTTTGTCCTTTCAGTGTCGCTCATGCTGGACAGAAAAATGTTCTGTGGTGGCAGAGCTGAATGCCCAGAGCTCATCCATCTCTCCTCTGACCCTCATGATGTTGTTCCTTTGTGTGGTAGCCTGGAGTTTTGCGCAGTATTGCcatagttagtgtgttgttgttgttgttattgttaggGCTTTAACTATTCATTctcattttgttcatttgatAATTATTGTCTAGATTAACTGATCAGTATGCGTGTGCttgccactttgttaggtacacatTGCTAGCACTGGGTTGgaccttttttcctttaaaaccGTCCTGATTCACAtgacatagattcaacaaggtgctggaaacattcctcggAGATTtaggtccatattgacatgatagcgtgacagagttgctgcagatttgctgGCTGCAAATCCGT contains these protein-coding regions:
- the terb2 gene encoding telomere repeats-binding bouquet formation protein 2, coding for MFRYKTAWFSSSVPQTCHMFWTSEGGSIAHWRTADYLFSEDATCPDTLRIFESKDYLWNKLTVFHSLFLSACEKRQSVKSLSIGQYVLPPASVQDEVRKVFGQLIWERNEQSADEHSLKSFNCPTDDEFSEEEISISSGLSDADSSENEAPLCGHMQKYPIKSMITGYVSMDKLQKYSGDLCDFYCKCFRCFRCKTLCCLPHS